A single region of the Ancylothrix sp. D3o genome encodes:
- a CDS encoding cupin domain-containing protein codes for MKQPPISAKSIPAPPGKTIYPEPFASLVEGRQKRKLGEYFGLTNFGVNLTHLSPGAISALAHSHSKQEEFILILEGSPTLVLGEEEFILHPGDCYGFKADTGIAHQLINRTQENVTYLEIGDRSEGDEVEFPNDDLKATQLPNGEWALTHKDGHPY; via the coding sequence ATGAAGCAACCGCCAATTTCAGCAAAATCGATTCCAGCACCACCCGGTAAGACAATATACCCAGAACCATTCGCTTCTCTTGTTGAGGGACGACAAAAGCGAAAGTTAGGAGAATATTTTGGGTTGACTAATTTTGGAGTGAATTTAACCCACCTCTCCCCCGGTGCAATTTCTGCACTTGCTCACAGCCACTCAAAGCAAGAAGAATTTATCTTGATATTGGAAGGCAGCCCAACGCTGGTACTAGGCGAAGAGGAATTCATTTTGCATCCTGGTGACTGTTATGGATTTAAAGCCGACACAGGTATTGCTCATCAACTAATTAATCGAACTCAGGAAAATGTAACTTATCTTGAAATTGGCGACCGCTCTGAAGGAGATGAGGTTGAATTTCCCAACGACGATCTCAAAGCAACACAATTGCCAAATGGTGAATGGGCTTTAACGCATAAAGATGGTCACCCTTATTAA